The following are from one region of the Paenibacillus sabinae T27 genome:
- the radC gene encoding RadC family protein produces the protein MTTNNPYMAIIANTLREKKSSYTVEEIMKVFSTPEELLGATEQELMQIRGIGKVKAQQVAAALELAKLLNTPKQLPAVIRSPQDAYELLYSELSYLTKEHFICLFLNTKNRIIGQPETISIGSLNSAIVHPREVFRAAIKRSSAALICAHNHPSDDPTPSFEDIQLTKRLVDAGDILGISVLDHLIIGGQDYVSLKERGLM, from the coding sequence ATGACAACCAACAATCCATATATGGCCATAATCGCCAATACATTGCGTGAGAAAAAGAGCAGCTACACCGTTGAGGAAATTATGAAGGTATTCAGCACACCTGAGGAACTATTGGGTGCTACCGAACAGGAGTTGATGCAGATACGTGGTATTGGAAAAGTTAAAGCCCAGCAAGTCGCAGCTGCCTTGGAGCTTGCCAAGCTGCTAAATACACCCAAGCAACTTCCTGCTGTTATACGCTCTCCGCAGGATGCTTATGAACTTCTGTACAGTGAATTGTCATACCTAACGAAGGAGCACTTTATTTGTCTGTTCCTCAACACCAAGAACCGTATTATTGGTCAGCCAGAGACGATCTCTATAGGTTCCCTGAACTCAGCAATTGTACATCCAAGAGAAGTCTTCCGCGCCGCCATCAAACGTTCCAGCGCAGCCCTTATTTGCGCTCATAATCACCCCAGCGACGATCCCACTCCCTCTTTTGAGGATATTCAGCTTACAAAACGCTTAGTAGATGCTGGCGATATTTTAGGCATTAGTGTACTTGATCATTTGATCATAGGGGGTCAGGATTATGTATCCTTAAAGGAACGTGGTTTGATGTAA